One part of the Bdellovibrio sp. KM01 genome encodes these proteins:
- a CDS encoding cupredoxin domain-containing protein: protein MSFVNSKTVKICTSLVTALLITSVANAWEVDFSRRQVDFNKVTNEDRLPASIKEDQSVSILSNVFDSVEPTQDIVIMNTEKGFVPETVRLKKGNNYRIHVVNVNGKEKNVSFVLDAFSEHHNTVFGEEKTFNVMPKTDGIFSYQCPETAVQGKFIIYSDANSVPGGRKPASN, encoded by the coding sequence GTGAGTTTTGTGAATTCCAAGACCGTAAAGATTTGCACTAGTCTTGTAACAGCTCTGCTTATCACCAGCGTGGCAAATGCCTGGGAAGTTGATTTTTCTCGTCGTCAGGTTGATTTCAACAAGGTGACGAACGAAGATCGATTGCCTGCCAGCATCAAAGAAGATCAATCCGTAAGTATATTGAGCAACGTGTTCGACTCGGTCGAGCCGACTCAAGATATCGTGATCATGAACACAGAAAAAGGTTTTGTACCAGAGACTGTGCGCCTGAAAAAGGGTAACAACTATCGTATTCATGTTGTGAACGTGAACGGTAAAGAGAAAAACGTCAGCTTTGTGTTGGATGCCTTTTCTGAACACCATAACACTGTGTTTGGAGAAGAGAAGACTTTCAATGTGATGCCGAAAACAGATGGTATTTTCTCTTACCAATGCCCTGAAACAGCAGTGCAAGGTAAATTCATTATTTATTCGGATGCGAATTCTGTCCCAGGTGGCAGAAAACCCGCTTCTAACTAA
- a CDS encoding cytochrome yields the protein MFLQGDLQVMFDALYSVGAIDPVLKLDWQEVTKEMMANPALLSEAFQSINGCRGDKDLLIQKLHMMDQRSVSYIAMEVAREFCEFQDRKDLH from the coding sequence ATGTTTCTTCAAGGCGATTTACAAGTAATGTTCGATGCACTTTACAGCGTGGGCGCAATTGATCCTGTGCTTAAATTGGATTGGCAGGAAGTCACAAAAGAGATGATGGCAAATCCAGCACTTTTAAGTGAAGCTTTCCAAAGCATCAACGGTTGCCGTGGAGACAAAGATCTACTTATCCAGAAGCTACACATGATGGATCAAAGATCCGTAAGTTATATCGCTATGGAGGTCGCTCGTGAGTTTTGTGAATTCCAAGACCGTAAAGATTTGCACTAG